One Panicum virgatum strain AP13 chromosome 9K, P.virgatum_v5, whole genome shotgun sequence genomic region harbors:
- the LOC120648161 gene encoding zinc finger A20 and AN1 domain-containing stress-associated protein 11-like: protein MQLVVLTTPRRPLSLSRGPMAQRDKKVEEPMELHAPELTLCANSCGFSGNPATKNLCQNCFLAASDSPPSPSSSSMSPSPAVCDKLRPAAAAPPALWRPFAPAADRPPAGPAESLSKAPRTSSSVNRCHSCRKRVGLTSFRCRCGRGSPATARRVAATAGAGAASQRAN from the coding sequence ATGCAGCTGGTAGTTCTCACGACACCTCGccgtcccctctctctctctcgaggcCCCATGGCGCAGCGCGACAAGAAGGTGGAGGAGCCGATGGAGCTGCACGCACCGGAGCTCACGCTCTGCGCCAACAGCTGCGGTTTCTCGGGTAACCCGGCCACCAAGAACCTCTGCCAGAACTGCTTCCTGGCCGCCTCcgactcgccgccgtcgccctcctcatcctccatgtctccctcgccggcggtgtGCGACAAGCTGCGGCCGGCTGCCGCTGCCCCTCCCGCGCTCTGGCGGCCGTTCGCCCCGGCCGCCGACCGGCCCCCGGCGGGCCCCGCGGAGTCCCTCTCCAAGGCGCCCCGGACGTCGTCGTCGGTCAACCGGTGCCACAGTTGCCGGAAGCGGGTCGGGCTCACGAGCTTCCGGTGCCGCTGCGGGCGAGgatctccggcgacggcgaggcgggtGGCGGCGACAGCCGGCGCGGGAGCCGCGTCCCAGCGTGCGAACTAG
- the LOC120652573 gene encoding uncharacterized protein LOC120652573, producing MPSPSLCAGCTRTLPSTAAPAPAAASCSSSLPTCLCGGELGGVAPAHGGSARTWASDSGFAAPAASQGPPETSLPHPRRVRAAPAASPPRRWVLRCRRRQRRLLPRGASLKSSSSPWRKEKIWEGYDTCVGSRWQ from the exons ATGCCGTCGCCCTCCCTCTGCGCCGGCTGCACCCGCACCCTGCCCTCCACGGCTGCTccagctcctgcggcggcgagctgctcgagCTCCCTGCCGACCTGCCTCTGCGGCGGCGAGCTTGGCGGTGTCGCGCCTGCGCACGGCGGCAGCGCCCGGACGTGGGCCAGCGACAGCGGGTTCGCCGCTCCTGCAGCTTCCCAAGGGCCGCCGGAGACCTCCCTCCCGCACCCGCGGCGAGTTCGTGCCGCACCGGCCGCCTCTCCCCCGCGCCGCTGGGTCctccggtgccgccgccgccagcgaagGCTGCTGCCGAGAGGGGCCTCCCTGAAGTCCTCAAGTTCTCCGTGGCGCAAG GAAAAGATTTGGGAGGGATACGACACATGTGTAGGATCCAGATGGCAATAA
- the LOC120652574 gene encoding neutral/alkaline invertase 1, mitochondrial, protein MAAAAISHLRRGAQRHALLCLSLSRRRFSSSAASPLAAAARRLLSTTVDAGTSSSGEHYKPPPFDPFRAATLSPSAPQLESPPIEDEPPSSPPPPEEAVASEAAHEQATLACQEVELEGLKAGVEAVKSREESPEEKEAWWLLGRAVVNYCGSAVGTLAANDPSTSQMLNYDQVFIRDFVPSAIAFLLKGESEIVKNFLLHTLQLQSWEKTVDCYSPGQGLMPASFKVRSVPLDGNSEAFEEVLDPDFGESAIGRVAPVDSGLWWIILLRAYGKITGDYALQERVDVQTGIRLILNLCLSDGFDMFPTLLVTDGSCMIDRRMGIHGHPLEIQALFYSVLRCAREMIGVNDGSKNLIRAINNRLSALSFHIREYYWVDMKKINEIYRYKTEEYSHDAINKFNIYPEQIPSWLADWIPVKGGYLIGNLQPAHMDFRFFSLGNLWAIVSSLATQRQAEGILNLIEAKWDDIVANMPLKICYPALEYEEWRIITGSDPKNTPWSYHNGGSWPTLLWQFTLACIKMGRRDLARRAVEVAEKRLSDDKWPEYYDTRTGRFIGKQSRLYQTWTIAGYLSSKMLLDCPEMASILICDEDFELLEGCACSLNKSARTKCSRRAAKSQVLV, encoded by the exons atggcggccgccgccatctcccacctccgccgcggcgcgcagcgCCACGCGCTGCTGTGCCTCTCGctctcgcgccgccgcttctcctcctccgcggcgtccccgctcgccgcggccgcgcgccggctcCTCTCCACGACGGTGGACGCCGGCACGTCCTCGTCTGGGGAGCACTACAAGCCGCCGCCCTTCGACCCCTTCCGCGCCGCCACACTGTCGCCCTCGGCGCCGCAGCTGGAGTCGCCCCCGATCGAGGATGAGCCGCCCAGCAGCCCGCCACCGCCTGAGGAGGCGGTCGCGTCCGAGGCGGCGCACGAGCAGGCGACGCTGGCGTGCCAGGAGGTGGAGCTCGAGGGACTCAAGGCGGGGGTGGAGGCGGTGAAGAGCAGGGAGGAGTCGCCGGAGGAGAAGGAGGCGTGGTGGCTGCTCGGCCGCGCGGTCGTCAACTACTGCGGCAGCGCCGTGGGGACGCTGGCCGCGAACGACCCGTCCACCAGTCAGATGCTCAATTACGACCAGGTGTTCATCAGGGACTTCGTACCGTCGGCAATCGCCTTCCTCCTCAAAGGGGAGAGCGAAATTGTGAAGAATTTCCTGCTCCACACCTTGCAGCTCCAG AGTTGGGAGAAGACCGTGGATTGCTATAGCCCTGGTCAGGGGTTGATGCCTGCTAGTTTCAAAGTTAGATCTGTGCCTTTAGATGGAAATAGTGAAGCATTTGAGGAGGTTCTTGACCCTGATTTTGGAGAGTCAGCCATTGGACGTGTAGCGCCAGTTGACTCTG GTCTTTGGTGGATAATCCTGTTGAGGGCATATGGCAAAATTACTGGAGACTATGCTCTACAAGAAAGGGTTGATGTGCAAACAGGCATCAGGCTAATACTGAATTTGTGCTTGTCTGATGGATTTGACATGTTTCCGACATTGCTAGTAACTGATGGATCATGTATGATTGATCGGCGGATGGGAATCCACGGGCATCCTCTTGAGATCCAG GCTCTTTTCTATTCTGTTTTGCGCTGTGCTCGAGAAATGATCGGTGTAAATGATGGATCAAAGAACTTGATCCGTGCTATTAACAATAGGCTCAGTGCTCTGTCATTTCACATCAGAGAGTATTATTGGGTTGATATGAAGAAGATAAACGAGATTTATCGCTACAAGACTGAGGAGTACTCCCATGATGCTATCAACAAGTTCAACATCTACCCAGAGCAGATTCCTTCTTGGCTTGCAGACTGGATTCCTGTGAAAGGTGGTTACCTTATTGGCAATCTGCAGCCAGCTCACATGGATTTTAGGTTTTTCTCTCTAGGGAATCTCTGGGCAATTGTCTCATCTCTTGCTACCCAAAGGCAAGCAGAGGGTATTCTAAATCTCATTGAAGCCAAATGGGATGACATAGTGGCCAATATGCCTCTCAAAATATGCTACCCTGCACTAGAGTACGAGGAATGGCGTATCATCACTGGTAGTGATCCCAAAAACAC ACCCTGGTCGTATCATAATGGTGGATCTTGGCCTACATTGTTATGGCAG TTCACCCTAGCCTGTATCAAGATGGGTAGGCGTGACTTAGCACGGAGGGCAGTTGAAGTGGCAGAAAAGAGGCTCTCAGATGACAAGTGGCCAGAGTATTATGACACCAGGACAGGAAGATTTATTGGGAAACAATCACGGTTATATCAGACTTGGACCATTGCTGGTTATCTTAGCTCCAAAATGTTATTGGACTGTCCCGAGATGGCATCCATACTAATATGTGATGAAGACTTCGAGCTGCTGGAAGGGTGTGCTTGCAGTCTGAACAAGAGTGCTCGCACCAAATGCTCACGTCGTGCGGCCAAGTCGCAGGTCCTTGTGTAG
- the LOC120652576 gene encoding nifU-like protein 1, chloroplastic gives MEASLTAAAVSLPPPRIRLRIAKPSPLPPPRRLQFGSSKIRTSGTRPCLAAASASTPPAPGGGLYSAATYEMTGENVDRVLDDVRPYLIADGGNVTVVSVEDGVISLKLEGACGSCPSSTTTMNMGIERVLKEKFGDAFKEIRQVFDGDQPPAETTPEAVNRHLDILRPAIANYGGSVDVLAVDGEDCLVKYDGPESIGSGIKAAIKEKFPDITNVVFTQ, from the exons ATGGAGGCGTCgttgaccgccgccgccgtctcgttgccgccgccgcgaatccgcCTCCGAATCGCCAAACCGAGTCCACTCCCACCCCCTCGGCGGCTCCAATTTGGATCCTCCAAGATCCGGACCTCCGGCACGCGGCCATGCCTGGCTGCGGCTTCCGcatccacgccgccggccccggGAGGCGGCCTGTACTCGGCGGCGACCTACGAGATGACGGGGGAAAACGTCGACCGCGTCCTGGACGACGTGCGCCCGTACCTCATCGCTGACGGCGGCAACGTCACCGTCGTGTCCGTCGAGGACGGCGTCATCTCCCTCAAGCTCGAAG GAGCGTGCGGCAGCTGCCCCagctcgacgacgacgatgaatATGGGCATCGAGCGCGTGCTCAAGGAGAAGTTCGGCGACGCTTTCAAGGAAATCCGTCAGGTGTTCGACGGGGATCAACCACCGGCGGAGACGACGCCCGAG GCGGTGAACCGACACCTGGACATACTCCGGCCGGCGATCGCGAACTACGGCGGGAGCGTGGATGTGCTGGCCGTCGACGGCGAGGACTGCCTGGTGAAGTACGACGGGCCGGAGTCCATCGGGAGCGGCATCAAGGCTGCCATCAAAGAGAAATTCCCGGACATCACCAACGTGGTATTCACCCAGTAG
- the LOC120652577 gene encoding uncharacterized protein LOC120652577 isoform X1, with protein MGESRGSIAFFTSYRPPVPLDIFCCPVPPSSRQSELHLTDGLSYNYNCRAIPPAALKTIIKRLRPAPETIIDDDVDSGQITGLVFVSEREHNLETLHVALRFIANGEVNVFSLADIYGVELFSGARLEDNGCFAGGYEVDGSTIDHYLVYVSTKEPVQERRSPWNIVYKTNLRTGETERLTPLGTFDLSPSVSPSGKKVAVASFQGKRWDGEIKDLKTNIYVMSLENPFLERELVIENGGWPSWGSENVIFFHRKVGDIWGVFRYNLSTGETIWVTPEAFDAVTPAAIDETKVAVATIRQKSEFTDVRTETQYRHIEIFDMDAPQQPLRITQNTRAKADHFNPFVMDGGKYIGYHRCKSNLLQHGDDVPRHFHKVQSPREDVGVFRVSGVFPTFSKDGSKLAFVDNEFKAVWLADSKGLRVVFETNGPDSIFSPVWNQKKDILYVCMGPSFKANETLEIHAIPDVSSAARARRQPRLLTKGKFNNAFPFTNPDGTKFVFRSTRDGGDKNYKNLYIMEDAEFGEVGGGQVTRLTEGSWIDTHCQWSPNGNLIVFASNRDKPADAPERDHGLDPGYFAVYLMNVTDRSVVRVIRSGYDLSGHVNHPVFSPDGRSIAVTSDLAAVSADPMSLPTFLHSVRPYGDIFSVDIDPDDMEKNKDLEGFVRVTHSRYENSTPAWTVFSTHDPHAQWNLLVMEDEYTPACPYIHPDGGESWHMTGQICIPKRHC; from the exons ATGGGAGAGAGTAGAGGCAGCATTGCCTTCTTTACGAGCTATAGACCACCAGTGCCCCTGGACATATTCTGCTGTCCAGTTCCACCATCATCGAGGCAGAGTGAGCTCCATCTGACGGACGGCTTGTCCTACAACTATAACTGCCGAGCCATTCCACCGGCGGCTCTCAAGACAATCATCAAGCGCCTGAGACCGGCTCCTGAAACCAtcatagatgatgatgttgaTTCAGGCCAGATCACTGGTTTGGTATTTGTTTCTGAAAGAGAGCACAACTTGGAAACACTTCATGTAGCCCTTCGATTCATTGCCAATGGTGAAGTCAATGTCTTCAGCTTGGCAGACATCTATGGCGTGGAGTTGTTCAGTGGTGCCCGTTTGGAGGACAATGGTTGCTTTGCTGGTGGCTACGAGGTGGATGGATCCACAATTGATCATTACCTCGTTTATGTATCCACCAAGGAGCCAGTGCAAGAACGTCGCAGCCCGTGGAATattgtttacaaaaccaacCTTAGAACTGGCGAAACTGAGCGCCTCACTCCACTAG GAACATTTGATCTAAGTCCCTCTGTGTCACCATCTGGGAAGAAGGTTGCAGTAGCTTCGTTCCAAGGCAAGAGATGGGATGGTGAGATCAAGGACTTGAAGACCAACATCTACGTGATGAGCTTGGAGAATCCATTTCTGGAGCGCGAGCTGGTGATAGAAAATGGTGGCTGGCCATCATGGGGCAGCGAAAACGTTATATTTTTTCACAGGAAGGTTGGGGACATTTGGGGAGTGTTTCGGTACAACCTGAGCACTGGCGAAACCATCTGGGTGACTCCAGAGGCATTTGATGCAGTGACTCCAGCAGCCATCGACGAGACCAAAGTAGCAGTTGCAACCATTCGCCAGAAGTCTGAGTTCACCGATGTCCGCACCGAAACCCAGTACCGGCACATTGAGATATTCGACATGGATGCACCGCAACAACCATTGCGAATAACTCAGAACACCAGGGCAAAGGCTGACCATTTCAATCCCTTCGTGATGGACGGTGGCAAATATATTGGTTATCATCGTTGCAAAAGCAACCTTCTCCAG CATGGAGATGATGTTCCAAGACATTTCCATAAGGTGCAGTCGCCACGTGAAGATGTTGGAGTGTTTAGGGTGTCTGGTGTGTTCCCAACATTTTCCAAAGACGGCTCTAAGCTTGCATTCGTCGATAACGAGTTCAAAGCCGTGTGGCTGGCAGATAGCAAAGGATTGCGTGTGGTCTTCGAG ACAAATGGCCCAGACAGCATCTTCTCACCAGTGTGGAACCAAAAGAAAGATATACTGTACGTATGTATGGGACCGTCCTTCAAAGCTAACGAAACGCTGGAAATCCATGCCATCCCTGATGTATCCAGCGCTGCACGTGCACGACGACAGCCACGACTGCTCACGAAGGGGAAATTCAACAATGCTTTCCCATTCACCAATCCTGATG GTACTAAGTTTGTTTTCCGATCAACAAGAGATGGGGGAGACAAGAACTACAAGAATCTGTACATTATGGAGGATGCTGAATTCGGGGAGGTCGGGGGTGGCCAGGTGACGCGGCTCACTGAAGGCAGTTGGATTGACACGCATTGTCAGTGGTCTCCAAATGGGAATTTGATCGTGTTCGCGTCGAACCGCGACAAGCCTGCTGACGCTCCAGAGCGTGACCACGGCCTGGACCCGGGGTACTTTGCTGTCTACCTGATGAACGTCACCGACCGCTCGGTGGTAAGGGTGATCAGGAGCGGGTACGACCTCTCCGGCCACGTGAACCACCCGGTGTTCAGCCCAGATGGGCGGAGCATCGCCGTGACATCGGATCTCGCTGCGGTGTCCGCAGATCCGATGTCGCTGCCCACCTTCCTTCACTCGGTGAGGCCCTACGGCGACATCTTCTCTGTCGACATCGACCCAGATGACATGGAGAAGAACAAGGACTTAGAGGGGTTCGTGCGTGTCACGCACAGTAGGTACGAGAACTCTACTCCTGCCTGGACCGTGTTCTCGACACATGACCCTCATGCACAGTGGAACCTCCTGGTCATGGAGGACGAGTACACCCCGGCATGCCCATATATTCACCCTGATGGAGGTGAAAGCTGGCACATGACTGGCCAGATTTGCATTCCGAAACGGCACTGCTGA